The DNA region ACCCACAGTCCAGCAGCTCATAGAGCACGGCCAAGGCAGCCAGAGACACGACAGTGAGGATGAAGAGCAGAAGGATAATGAAGCAGGCCACGTTCCAGCCGTCGTGGAAAGGGTAGACCTCCTGGACCTGCATGGAGACATGGGAGAGTGGGACCGCCTCAGGGTGCCACGGGAGATTGCTTGGGTGTATAGCAGAAGTGATGTTTGCCATGATTTCTGGTttgaagtgacaaaaacaggGAGAAAGGCAGGTTGTTAACGCTTGTGACAGTGTTCGGTTCTGTGTTTCGCTGTGATGTGGTGACAGGGAGACCAAATTAGAGCAGCGTGGTGGTTATAAAATACTTGTTTCCATGGTGAGAGAATgattaaaaaattaaagtagTTGAAGGatgtcttaaaaaataaaactctaCAGATCATGTGCCTGAATTTCATTATCACTTTTACACAGCTAATGCACTTTTTGACAGGGACACAGTCTCACTAGAGAAACAATTGTTagttaaaagaaaagacagtgtgTTATTAGAGCAAACAGTAATATTGCAAAAGAGCATAAACCCTACTGAGGCCATCTGCTCAGAACAAAAATAGACTTAAAAGCCTGGTAGAAGAGGATGGCTGCACAGGGGAATGTTACATCTATGCTTGGTTTGCAACTCTTCTGCCGTAACACCTGACACAAATGTTGAAGTCAAGGATCTGCAATCTAGTAATTAAGTTAAAAGATGTTCTGCAGTATGCGCATCGTCAGGCCATTTGGTCTCTCCTCAGCTATCCTTGCACATTTTCAGCCTACCATTTTAAAATCCTCAGGGAAGAGCGTGCCAGCATttctgcccacacac from Epinephelus fuscoguttatus linkage group LG3, E.fuscoguttatus.final_Chr_v1 includes:
- the smim18 gene encoding small integral membrane protein 18, translated to MANITSAIHPSNLPWHPEAVPLSHVSMQVQEVYPFHDGWNVACFIILLLFILTVVSLAALAVLYELLDCGCCAKGKTHHQLQEEGPGSCGKLMTSICKEPESHTEVV